In the genome of Actinomycetota bacterium, the window CCATGGCCTCTTCGTAGGACGGGAACTCGACGATCTGCACGTAAGTGTTAGTGGCGTCGCGGTCCTTGGTCTGCACGCCGCGGGACGCGGCCCGCTTGCCTTCGGTTGCTTCCAGCCACCCGTCGAGTGCTGCGTTGAGCTCGTCGAGCTTGCTGGTCTTGTATTCGATGATCTGGATGAACGGCATGGGCTCCTCCTTTGCCGCGGTCACGATAGATCGCGCTGAGGAAGCCGCGCCGGGGGGGCGCGGCCTCAGTAGCTGAACGTGGTCGCCGGCTCCTCGCCGATCCACTTCCACATCGGGACGGTGCCTTGGATCTCGGCGCCGGCGATGAGTTGCTTCTCGTCGAGGTTCTTGGCGTTGAAGCAGATCGGGCAGATGAAGTAGCGGCCGCCGGCGGCTTCGTACCGCTTCATCAGATCGGGCAACGCCGGGCAGCCGTCGCACGCGACGCCGACACCGACGCCGTCGAGCGCGAGCCTGACCGCTTCCTTGGTCAAGAACATGAGTGTCTCGCGTCCGTTCTCCGCCGCGCCGACCGCGACGAGGAATGCGATGGTGACCCTCTCTGGGTCCTCGAGCCCGGTCGTGAGACTGATCACTGCCTTGCCTGACATGACTGCTTCTCCTCCGCGCTGTCGATTTGTCGAGAGCGACGGTACGGAGATGAGCCGGCGGTGTCGTCCGGGGTTCCCCCTACAGATCGAGGGGTTCGAGGGTGTCGAGCAGGCCGTGTTGCATGGCGAAGAGGGTGGCTGTCGACCGGGTCGATGCGCCGGTCTTGGTG includes:
- a CDS encoding peroxiredoxin, with product MSGKAVISLTTGLEDPERVTIAFLVAVGAAENGRETLMFLTKEAVRLALDGVGVGVACDGCPALPDLMKRYEAAGGRYFICPICFNAKNLDEKQLIAGAEIQGTVPMWKWIGEEPATTFSY